In the Alphaproteobacteria bacterium genome, GGGCGTCGTCACCGGGCCGGGCCGGGTCACCATCCTCAGTTCCACCACGCGGCTCGCCGCGTCCGACAGCCAATGAGTGAGCCATGAGTGTCATGTCGAACAAACCGCGTTTGCCTGCATCTCTGCCGATCGCCCTGCTGTCCGTATTGCTCGGAAGTTGCTCTGCGCTCGATCGCCTGAAGAATGTCGGCGAGCAGCCTGCGCTCTCGGCAATCGAAAATCCGACGGCGCAGCCCGGCTACAAGCCGGTGCAGATGCCGATGCCGGCGCCGCAGCCTGCCACCTACAGTCCGAATTCGCTCTGGCGCAACGGTTCGCGCGCCTTCTTCAAGGACCAGCGCGCCATGCAGGTCGGCGACATCCTGACCGTGAAGGTGAAGATCACCGACAACGCGAAATTCGAGAACGAGACCAGCCGCAGCCGGACCAACAAGGAAGACTCGGGCGTTACCGATTTCATCGGCAGCAAGACCATCACGAATCCCGCGACATCGATCCTGCCCGGCAGGATCCTGACCGCGGACTCGACCGCGAGCAGCGACGGCAAGGGTTCGGTCAACCGCCAGGAAGCCCTGCTCACCAACGTGGCGGCCGTCGTCACGCAAACGCTCCCGAACGGCAATCTGGTGGTCGAGGGCAAGCAGGAAGTGCGCGTCAACTTCGAGGTGCGCGAACTGATCGTCGCCGGCATCGTGCGGCCGGAGGACATCGAGAGCGACAACACGATCGACTCGACCAAGATCGCGCAGGCGCGGATCGCCTATGGCGGCCGCGGCCAGATCACCGACGTGCAGCAGCCGCGCTACGGCCAGCAGGTGCTCGACGTGCTGCTGCCGTTCTGAGTTTTTCTTTCACTTCTCCCCGCTTCGCGGGGCGAGGGAAAAAGCTCCCCGCCGCTCCTTCGCGCGCAACGGAACGGCGTCCAACCGCGGCCTCCGGCTCTCCCCGCCGGGGGCCGCGGGTTTTCAGGCGGTGGCGCGACGGCATTGCCGCACACGACCCGCGACGGGGTTGCGGATGGGAAGGCGCGCGATTCCAGCGCCACGCGGCCGGCTCACGACGCTCGCCGAGCCCCCTTCGATTTCCTTTTCGCGGCGTTCAGCGCGACGGCGGCGCGGATCAGCGCCTTCAACGCCTTTTCGTTGATGGTCTCACCCTCATGGATATCGATGGCGCGCCGCACATTGCCTTCGAGGCTGGAGTTGAAGAGCCCTGAGGGATCGTCCAGCGCGGCGCCGTTGGCGAAGGTGAGCTTCACGGCGGCCTTGTAGGTCTCGCCGGTGCAGACGATGCCGTCGTGCTCCCACACCGGAACGCCGAGCATTCCGTTCGACGGCTTGCGCCATTTCACCTCCTCGACCGCGTCGGGGTCGGCCTCCTTGATGAGTTGTCGGACCCGCGCCAGCGTCTCGCCGCGCCAATCGGCGAGCTTCTTGATCCGCGCGTCGATCAGCCGCGCAGAAGAGTCACCGTCCTTCGCGGTGTTCGTCTTCTTCACGGGTGTTGTGGCAGCCATCGCGCGACGCCTGGAATGACGCGCTAGTCGTCGCGATAGACCCGCTCGCGCCGCTCGTGGCGCTCCTGCGCCTCGATCGAGAGGGTCGCGATCGGGCGCGCTTCGAGCCGCTTGAGCGCGATCGGCTCGCCGGTTTCCTCGCAGTAACCGTAGGTGCCGTCGTCGATGCGCTGGATCGCGGCGTC is a window encoding:
- a CDS encoding DUF1801 domain-containing protein encodes the protein MAATTPVKKTNTAKDGDSSARLIDARIKKLADWRGETLARVRQLIKEADPDAVEEVKWRKPSNGMLGVPVWEHDGIVCTGETYKAAVKLTFANGAALDDPSGLFNSSLEGNVRRAIDIHEGETINEKALKALIRAAVALNAAKRKSKGARRAS
- the flgH gene encoding flagellar basal body L-ring protein FlgH; this encodes MSVMSNKPRLPASLPIALLSVLLGSCSALDRLKNVGEQPALSAIENPTAQPGYKPVQMPMPAPQPATYSPNSLWRNGSRAFFKDQRAMQVGDILTVKVKITDNAKFENETSRSRTNKEDSGVTDFIGSKTITNPATSILPGRILTADSTASSDGKGSVNRQEALLTNVAAVVTQTLPNGNLVVEGKQEVRVNFEVRELIVAGIVRPEDIESDNTIDSTKIAQARIAYGGRGQITDVQQPRYGQQVLDVLLPF